Proteins from a genomic interval of Rosa chinensis cultivar Old Blush chromosome 2, RchiOBHm-V2, whole genome shotgun sequence:
- the LOC112183847 gene encoding zinc finger BED domain-containing protein RICESLEEPER 4-like, with amino-acid sequence MASTLQSSHSSDSNSSQSSDSNSKVIALPTPTDASRVQTIPKTFKSSKRKGAEKRKCGEATGAAIDGASNARDNGNAEEKEEKYAGRSWVWLHFKKIEKPHFEIKDGKKVQTCVKERAKCNYCGTDLACDSYGNGTSSLRRHILEVCKKYLGRVDLESGQQVLSTGGTKELVMQKWTQEACREAACKMIVMDELPFSFIERPGFRYFCRVAVPRWDVPSRRVIVKQFLSMYKAAKVELKKELKSHCLCLTTDTWTSVQNINYMVLTAHFVDSGWTLHKRILNFRVIPNHQGTSIGKLLEAFDNASANKVAIDYIRKKMLGWENHLFLEAKKEKVESKKVCILDVPTRWNSIFLMLDTALELRKAFDRMTDEEDSKYEKYFDEDEDIDEEDDELQVGGSDSRKKPRRKRIGPPIKEDWEKAAVFVRFLKVFYDVIMRISASNHPTSWKAFHDIVAIKSEIHELFTKPHMCTGSETEMILFDMAVKMRGKFDKYFGSFDDCNQLLFIALVLNPRFKIRNFESICNKWLKMETDDVKKKSAELKELLRSLCDLYSSMSSSLSTSRTGKAKSGESSVSQGIKSSSKK; translated from the exons ATGGCTTCAACTCTACAATCATCCCACAGTTCTGATTCCAATTCATCCCAAAGTTCCGATTCCAATTCAAAAGTCATTGCTCTTCCAACACCAACTGATGCTTCGAGGGTTCAAACGATTCCCAAAACATTCAAAAGCTCGAAGAGGAAGGGTGCTGAGAAGAGAAAATGTGGTGAAGCAACTGGAGCTGCAATTGATGGAGCCAGCAATGCTAGAGATAATGGAAatgcagaagaaaaagaagaaaaatatgctgGAAGATCTTGGGTGTGGTTGCACTTCAAGAAGATCGAGAAGCCTCACTTCGAGATTAAGGATGGTAAGAAAGTTCAAACTTGTGTTAAAGAGAGAGCTAAATGCAATTACTGTGGTACTGATCTTGCATGCGATAGTTATGGAAATGGAACTAGTTCACTTCGGAGacacattcttgaggtttgcaAAAAATATCTGGGTAGGGTTGATTTAGAAAGTGGGCAGCAGGTGTTAAGTACTGGTGGAACTAAGGAGTTAGTGATGCAAAAATGGACTCAGGAAGCTTGTAGGGAGGCAGCCTGCAAGATGATAGTCATGGATGAGTTGCCTTTCAGTTTCATCGAAAGGCCTGGCTTTAGATATTTTTGTCGTGTGGCTGTGCCTAGGTGGGATGTACCTTCTAGGAGGGTTATCGTGAAACAGTTCCTATCTATGTATAAAGCAGCAAAAGTTGAGCTTAAGAAAGAGTTAAAGTCTCATTGCCTGTGCTTGACCACCGATACATGGACATCGGTGCAAAATATAAACTACATGGTTTTGACTGCCCATTTTGTTGATTCTGGATGGACATTGCACAAAAGAATACTCAATTTTAGGGTGATTCCTAATCATCAGGGCACTAGCATTGGGAAGTTGTTGGAGGCAT TTGACAATGCAAGTGCAAACAAGGTTGCGATTGATTACATTAGGAAGAAGATGTTAGGCTGGGAGAACCACCTGTTCTTGGAGGCAA AGAAGGAGAAGGTTGAGAGTAAGAAGGTTTGCATCCTCGATGTACCAACAAGGTGGAACTCCATCTTTCTAATGCTAGACACTGCATTAGAGCTGCGAAAAGCCTTCGATAGAATGACAGATGAGGAGGACAGCAAGTACGAGAAGTActttgatgaggatgaagatatcgatgaggaagatgatgagCTGCAAGTTGGAGGGTCTGATTCAAGGAAGAAACCGAGGAGAAAAAGGATAGGGCCACCGATTAAAGAGGATTGGGAAAAGGCTGCAGTGTTTGTGAGGTTTTTAAAAGTCTTCTATGATGTGATAATGAGGATTAGTGCCTCAAATCACCCAACATCATGGAAAGCTTTTCATGATATAGTGGCCATCAAATCTGAGATTCATGAATTGTTCACTAAACCTCATATGTGCACTGGTTCAGAGACTGAAATGATCTTGTTCGATATGGCTGTGAAGATGAGAGGGAAGTTTGATAAGTATTTTGGGAGCTTCGACGACTGCAATCAGCTTTTATTCATTGCCTTGGTGTTAAACCCAAGGTTCAAGATCAGAAACTTTGAAAGCATCTgcaataagtggctgaaaatgGAGACTGATGACGTTAAGAAGAAGTCAGCAGAGCTTAAAGAGCTTTTAAGGTCTCTTTGTGATCTGTACAGCTCAATGAGCTCATCCTTGAGTACTTCAAGGACTGGAAAAGCTAAAAGTGGAGAGAGCTCAGTTAGCCAAGGCATCAAATCCAGCTCCAAAAAGTAG